A section of the bacterium genome encodes:
- a CDS encoding HEAT repeat domain-containing protein — MPEESMEQKLERIERLARVASEFDADSLEELLLKIKDNDSDVRSLAAARLRNLEDTRAIPGLIELLNDQSPRVRAMAAIGLGHYKAVEARDLLIGRAKADEVGDVRAMCVNSLSDIGGADEVIIQALDDPDWHVKTSAAVVLGRNGTSGAAEKIDKLLDDTNWSVRYFASMALMDLSAVSPRVIDALESLRDIPEALDTLKWFAESDIYFKILEKYPDDIDALEEDVEDALNILRQKHGSKEVPIPPKDPLEKLIAQASIMVGK, encoded by the coding sequence ATGCCCGAAGAGAGCATGGAACAAAAGCTGGAGAGAATAGAAAGGCTGGCCAGAGTGGCCAGCGAATTTGATGCCGATAGCCTGGAAGAATTGCTGCTCAAGATTAAAGATAACGACAGTGATGTTCGCTCACTCGCTGCCGCTAGACTACGGAACCTCGAAGACACACGCGCAATTCCGGGACTGATCGAGTTGCTGAACGATCAATCCCCCAGAGTGCGAGCGATGGCTGCTATCGGGCTCGGCCATTATAAAGCTGTGGAAGCAAGAGACTTACTGATAGGTCGTGCCAAAGCAGATGAAGTCGGCGATGTACGGGCTATGTGTGTAAATAGCTTGAGTGATATTGGCGGCGCGGACGAAGTAATCATACAAGCACTAGACGACCCCGACTGGCATGTCAAGACGTCAGCCGCAGTCGTACTGGGCAGGAATGGTACATCGGGTGCTGCGGAAAAGATCGACAAACTGCTTGATGACACAAACTGGAGTGTTAGGTATTTCGCGAGTATGGCTCTCATGGACTTGAGCGCTGTAAGTCCGAGGGTTATAGACGCGCTCGAAAGCCTGCGTGATATACCGGAAGCACTGGACACACTGAAATGGTTCGCTGAGTCCGATATTTACTTTAAGATTTTGGAAAAGTATCCTGACGATATTGATGCGCTAGAAGAAGATGTGGAAGACGCACTAAATATCCTAAGACAAAAACACGGCAGCAAAGAAGTACCTATTCCACCCAAAGATCCTCTTGAGAAGCTTATTGCACAGGCCAGTATCATGGTTGGTAAGTAA
- a CDS encoding ABC transporter ATP-binding protein: protein MMKPAIQLTGITKAFELSVGKPGSLKSALISFKRTPTQKLLAIKDLNMTVDHGETVAVIGKNGSGKSTLLRIIGRVYKPTTGSVEVDGRMSTMLDLGAGFHPDLTGRENIFFSAAVMGLSTAQIKGRIDRIIDFSELNDFIDSPIRTYSAGMLMRLGFAIAVETDPDILLIDEVLAVGDAAFQEKCYERIDSFKADKKTIVFVTHDLDAARKVATRTIWFDKGEVRADGDTNEVIDAYLSTVPAHQHSASGR from the coding sequence ATGATGAAACCGGCAATACAACTGACCGGCATAACCAAAGCATTCGAGCTGTCCGTAGGAAAACCCGGTTCGCTGAAGTCGGCACTCATATCATTCAAACGGACACCTACACAAAAACTCCTCGCGATCAAAGATTTGAACATGACAGTGGACCATGGAGAGACCGTGGCGGTCATAGGCAAAAACGGCTCAGGAAAAAGCACGCTGCTGAGAATAATAGGCAGAGTCTATAAACCGACCACCGGGTCGGTTGAAGTGGACGGGAGAATGTCGACTATGCTCGACCTGGGAGCAGGGTTTCACCCGGATCTGACGGGCCGCGAAAATATATTCTTCAGCGCCGCCGTAATGGGGCTTTCCACTGCACAGATAAAGGGCAGGATCGACCGGATCATCGACTTTTCGGAACTCAACGACTTCATTGACTCGCCCATAAGAACATACTCGGCGGGTATGCTGATGCGCCTCGGGTTCGCCATAGCTGTCGAGACCGACCCAGATATACTCCTTATTGACGAAGTTCTGGCCGTGGGCGATGCCGCATTTCAGGAGAAGTGTTATGAGCGCATAGACTCATTCAAAGCAGATAAAAAAACCATTGTATTTGTTACTCATGACCTGGATGCGGCAAGGAAAGTGGCTACACGCACGATATGGTTCGATAAAGGCGAGGTGCGGGCGGACGGTGACACGAATGAGGTGATCGACGCTTATCTGTCTACTGTGCCTGCGCATCAGCACAGCGCTTCGGGTCGCTAA
- a CDS encoding ABC transporter permease: MIEEIKEALRYKDLLKQLVIRDLKVRYKNSVLGFFWSLVNPLVQVATITIVVKYIMRLDIPNYSAYLLVGYLPWVFFQMALLDSSQVILTHRDLLRKVYFPREMLPLSVVAANVIHFVLALAVFFAYLLFYRFFLHGAPIAYTVAWLPVLILLESLLLVGLTFVVSSLNVFFEDTKYVLTVLLNVLFYLTPVMYVSELVYASLPGAHRTLLYKLYLLLPMNTLTEAYRKTLLPPFKSSNLHSVPLDYGMLGVCAVICILVAIGGYAYFNARKWVFAERI, from the coding sequence ATGATTGAAGAAATAAAAGAAGCACTCAGATATAAAGACCTGCTCAAGCAGTTGGTGATACGTGACCTTAAAGTGCGATACAAAAACTCAGTGCTCGGGTTCTTTTGGTCGCTCGTCAACCCGCTGGTGCAGGTGGCGACCATCACTATCGTGGTCAAATATATTATGCGGCTGGATATACCTAACTATTCGGCGTATCTGCTGGTGGGTTATTTGCCATGGGTCTTCTTTCAGATGGCACTGCTCGACTCCAGTCAGGTCATTTTGACTCACCGCGACCTGCTCAGGAAAGTCTATTTTCCAAGAGAAATGCTGCCGCTGTCGGTGGTGGCCGCAAATGTGATACACTTCGTGTTGGCGCTCGCCGTCTTTTTCGCGTATCTGCTCTTTTATCGCTTTTTCCTGCATGGCGCACCAATTGCCTATACTGTGGCCTGGCTGCCTGTATTGATACTGCTGGAGAGCCTGCTGTTGGTCGGGCTGACATTCGTGGTATCGAGCTTGAACGTGTTTTTTGAGGACACGAAGTATGTGCTGACTGTCCTGTTGAATGTGCTCTTTTACCTGACGCCGGTGATGTATGTTTCCGAACTGGTCTATGCAAGTCTGCCGGGGGCGCACCGCACGCTGCTCTATAAGCTCTATCTGCTGCTGCCGATGAATACGCTGACTGAAGCATACAGAAAGACACTGCTGCCTCCGTTCAAAAGCTCGAATTTACACAGTGTGCCGCTGGATTATGGTATGCTGGGTGTGTGCGCGGTAATATGCATACTTGTGGCTATCGGGGGATATGCTTACTTCAACGCCCGCAAATGGGTGTTCGCGGAGCGTATATGA